The window TAAACAGAATACCTTTTCTGCATACTTGGCTCATTGGCTATGCTTCTCTAACACTTTTCTTTCCGTTCAACTTCTTCAGGTGCTGCTGAGGAAGCAACTGCAGTTTTTGGTGAAACAGCTGCTCTCTCCATTCAAAAGCAGTACATGCAACAACTGTCAACTTCCCTCGGCTTAAACACGTACAATGAGGAACGTAATTCGACTTCTACTAAAAACACGAGTTCTGAAGATTATAGTCCAAGGCAgtctaaacacacacaaagcCATGGCCTTAAAGATATCTCTGGAAATTTTCATTCTCATGCAATTAATGGAAGTGTTTCGAATATGTCATTCTATAATACGCCTTCGCCAGTGGCTGCACAGGTAATGCCACACGATTTTCatactccattttttttatcacacatTCTTTAGTACTTTGGAGGTTTAATGCATCATGGGTATAAATCTCACAGTGTATGCATCTGTTATTTATATCTCTTATGCCAAAAGAATGGTTTCTTTAATCTTGACTATTTAAAAATGGGGtcttgattctgtttttgtGTCTCTGGTTTGGCACTTAATTTTTATCAGCCTTTATAGTTATCTGAAAtggtttatttgtatttttgaaattgtaGCTGTCCGGTGTAGCTCCTCCACCACTTTTCCGGAATTTTCAGCCGGCTGTTGCAAACCAAAACTCTCTTATTACTGACAATTCTCCAAAGTCCACAGTAAACTCGACTCTTCAAGCACCCAGAAGAAAGTTTGTAGATGAAGGAAAGCTACGTAAGGTAGTATTTACATATCTGTACTGGTCTACTTAGTTTTCACATATATGTACTGGTCTACATAGTTTTGAACATATTGGTTTTCACTTTACTCTTTAAGTCTGATTTGTACTCGGGATGAAATTTTCTCTATCATCTTTCTCACCGTGAGTGCATGTCTCTTTTGTTTGCAGATTTCTGGCAGGCTATTTTCTGATTCTGGTCCACGACGGAGCTCGAGACTGTCTGCGGATTCAGGGGCAAACACTAATTCAAGTGCTGCAACAGTAAGCGGAAATGTAAGCAACGCTTCCAAGTATTTGGGAGGTTCTAAATTGAGTTCTTTAGCACTTCGTTCTGTAACACTTCGGAAGGGACACTCCTGGGCGAATGAAAACATAGATGAAGGTTATTACATTCCATGCACTATATCactatttttgtttgaaatctgGCCTGTTGTGATTATTATCATGCCTTCTGTTTTGGTGTCGGCATAATAGTAATACCCAAAGCGTTGTCATTCTGATTGGCTAGGAGTTCGTGGGGAACCTTTTGATGATTCAAGGCCTAATACTGCCTCAACGATTGGTTCTATGGCCTCCAATGATGCTAAATTCTGTGATCAAGAAGACGAAACAATGTTGACTGCGGGCACAGCAATGAGTGCCCAAAGAATCACAATTGGTGTTTCGGAAATTTTAAGCCTCCTTAGGATACTTGGAGAAGGGTGTAGACTTTCGTACATGTACAGGTGTCAGGTAGACATATTGTTGTTCTCTTGAATAATGCAAGGTGAGGTGAACTTATATAGGCTTATTTATTGTGTTCCTCTGCTTCTGGATGGTTCAGGAGGCACTGGATATGTATATGAAACTTCCACATAAGCATCATAATACAGGATGGGTTCTTTCCCAGGTAAATTAGtgactcttttctcttttagaCTGTCATATATGGATACAGCTTAGACATGTTTTATTTGGACAACCATTGTAGGAGCTATgttattcagtttttttgttgttgttgtgtatataCACTTTTTGTAACGACTAACTTGGACAGAAGTTTCCAACGAGATCCCCTGTGTGAGTTTTAGTCTGGTGCCCTGTGATAGTTATTGTTGGAGGTTTATATACATCTAGTATTGCTATCAAATGCAGGTCGGGAAAGCATACTTTGAACNAAGAAGACGAAACAATGTTGACTGCGGGCACAGCAATGAGTGCCCAAAGAATCACAATTGGTGTTTCGGAATTTGTAAGCCTCCTTAGGATACTTGGAGAAGGGTGTAGACTTTCGTACATGTACAGGTGTCAGGTAGACATATTGTTGTTCTCTTGAATAATGCAAGGTGAGGTGAACTTATATAGGCTTATTTATTGTGTTCCTCTGCTTCTGGATGGTTCAGGAGGCACTGGATATGTATATGAAACTTCCACATAAGCATCATAATACAGGATGGGTTCTTTCCCAGGTAAATTAGtgactcttttctcttttagaCTGTCATATATGGATACAGCTTAGACATGTTTTATTTTGACAACCATTGTAGGAGCtatgttattcatttttttgttgttgttgtgtatataCGCTTTTTGTAACGACTAACTTGGACAGAAGTTTCCAACGAGATCCCCTGTGTGAGTTTTAGTCTGGTGCCCTGTGATAGTTATTGTTGGAGGTTTATATACATCTAGTATTGCTATCAAATGCAGGTCGGGAAAGCATACTTTGAACTAATCGACTATTTAGAAGCTGAAAAAGCATTCCGTCTTGCCCGCCAGGCTTCTCCTTATTGCTTAGAAGGAATGGATATATACTCTACGGTCCTCTACGTAAGTGTATTTTTCCTGGTTTCTAAACATACAGTCTCATCTGAGTCTGTGATGAAACTCAAACGTTGACAATTTGCTTTAGGTTGAGGAAAGGTTGAAAATTCCTGGAAAAAAATCCCATGTATTGTAATATAttcatccaaaaaaatatatattttttgcagCATTTGAAGGAAGATATGAAGCTGAGTTACTTGGCTCAGGAACTAATATCAACCGATCGCCTAGCTCCCCAATCTTGGTAATTTTTGTCTAAGTTCTTTTTCTgattaatgttttaatataCTGTTAGTGATTTGGACACATAAGCGAACTATCGATTATGTAGGTGTGCTATGGGGAATTGCTATAGCTTGCAAAAGGACCATGAGACCGCACTAAAGAATTTCCTGCGAGCTGTTCAACTGAATCCAAGATTTGCATATGCTCATACTTTATGTGGCCACGAGTAAGAAAACTTCTATCGATTTGATTGTACAATGTGCTTGATGAATAAATGNCAGGTAGACATATTGTTGTTCTCTTGAATAATGCAAGGTGAGGTGAACTTATATAGGCTTATTTATTGTGTTCCTCTGCTTCTGGATGGTTCAGGAGGCACTGGATATGTATATGAAACTTCCACATAAGCATCATAATACAGGATGGGTTCTTTCCCAGGTAAATTAGtgactcttttctcttttagaCTGTCATATATGGATACAGCTTAGACATGTTTTATTTTGACAACCATTGTAGGAGCtatgttattcatttttttgttgttgttgtgtatataCGNTCCTAATAAACCCGAGTTCATCTGTCATAATGTCTTATTTAGGGACAGCTCTGCATGCCTTAAAGGttattttattactttcattttgtaaggtctacaagaaaaaacaagCTTTAAAGAATGACtaaatgttttttcttgttctgtgtGAACAGAGAAGTGAGGAAGCACTAGAGATAATGGAGCAAGCAATAGTAGCAGATAGAAAAAACCCACTTCCAATGTACCAGAAGGCTAACATACTTGTCTGCTTAGAAAGATTAGATGAAGCTCTAGAAGTTCTTGAGGAGCTCAAAGAGTATGCACCTTCAGAGAGCAGCGTTTACGCTTTAATGGGCAGGATCTATAAGCGGCGAAACATGCACGATAAAGCCATGCTTCATTTCGGTCTCGCTTTGGATATGAAACCGCCTGCAACTGACGTTGCTGCAATAAAGGTTTGAGTCTTTCAAAAACACAACAGAGTCGTCCAGTGACGGTTtctaaatttgaattattttgagTCTTGAGAAAGGGATTAATAGCGTAATAATGTTTGTCTAAAACAGGCTGCAATGGAGAAATTGCATGTTCCGGATGAGATAGACGAGAGCCCATGAAACCATTGCTGCTCCAAGGAACCTTGAGTTTGAATTAATGTGAAACCGTTGCTGCTCCACGAACCATGGGTATAAATTATCTGTGCAAAGCCTAGCTCTTTTAGGGAACTAGTTGAATTTTAAATCTTTAGCTTTGGTACTAAACAGTAACACAGCCACAAGAGCTTACCACATGACATGACTTGAGTAATGTATCATGAGTTAAGCTGTATGTTGTCCATAACTACTTATTTGCAATATATAAATTTTCCACATGGGTATGTTTGTTACGAACTCTTTGTctttacatattttttcttctggTATGTTCAATTTCAATGATATGTTTATATTGTGAACAgtgttaaaaagttaaaaagcgttaaactaatatattatattctGTAGATATTGGTAAACGTTCTCAGAAAATCTTTAATAAACGTCTACTGGAATAGCTGACAACGCGTTTGTAGAAACGTTTAAGATCGCAAAGATTGCATCCGAAACCATTTCGCGAAACTCACGATTAAGCCTTGTTGTGATTTGAAAACTAAAGACAATATAAGTCTCGACGCTTGTGTGCtaacaccacaacaaccaaaccacttttgattatttttttaaaacaaaatgcagTTCACGTTTGACTATTTcaatttgtatatatgtgaaGCCGATATTCCCGAGACTTCACTTCAATTTGCAAAAAACAAGGGATAATAGTTAGTCTCGATGCTTTGCGTGTGTTAGAAACACTAAACACAACAGCAACTAATTGtttcaattattatttaacCACGATATTTAAACTAATATTATGCTCATCTGCTAAAGCTTGTGAACCCCTCTTCATGTCTCAGTCTTACTTGTGCTACCTCCTCCTTGCTCTTTGTAAGCTTTTAACCTTTTAGCATCTTTTGCAAGTctacctttctttttctttctcggCCTTTTCTTAGTGTTAAGGAGCTTCCTGTCTATACCAAAAAGTTTGTAGTAATGCCAAGCTTCATTGGCACTAGCTATGAGTTCGCCTGTTGCTTCATCATTGTATGCCAAAAAAACTTCGAAACCTCTTTTTCGAACAGAATGAATGATCTTCACGAAGTCTTTATTGCCTGTCACAACAAGGGTGGGACAAGGGGGCATTTTATCACACATATATTGAAGAAGTGCCACCTTTGCAGCATTGTCCGCTGTGTCTTTCtctgaaaaaattattaatgtaaTGAATTACGTActaaactgaaagaaaaaataaactaaaaagacaaGGTCGTAAGAGAGGTTGTTACCTTCCGATTCCGATCGTGGTACATGGACTAAGTTTATATTGTCTTTCTCTTGCTCCTTCAGATATTCATATTTTACTGTGTTGAAATGACGTTTATCTCCTATCCCCACAAACCCCGATACaataaaattcttcttcttaagaaaCTCAACGATATGTGGATATAATAAACCTAAATCTTGAGCTTCATAATAACTTGGGATTGGACAGTTTTCCCAATCCCAAAGTATATATAAGAGGCGAGATTGGGTATCAATGGAAGGCAACCTTACAGATTTACCTctgcaacaaaataaaaagaaagagagttttAGTTATGtatggttacaaaaaaaattaatagatactTATAATAGTTGTTTATTATGTATCCTTCTATacttttattaatcatattggatgaagaaaaagaaaaaaaattacttggtTTCacgatctttcttctttaaaacgTTCAGAAGTTTCCCACCAACTGCTTCTCTGATTTCAGCACCCCTTGCATCTATGGTTAGTTTGGACCCTTgacaattaaaaattaagataaatcaGTTTTAACgaaaaaaagatcaaacaaaagcaataaatataaattttcttaaaaaatatagaacattTGTTAGAATTAATAGAAGTTTACACGAAAACTCTATAGTATTGGTTTTCATATAGATTAGAGGAGTGAGAAGCTAttcctttttttacttttccgcTAAACTTGTATTTTGTTCCTCATATCTTTTGTGTTCTCTTACAGAGAGACATCAATTGGAGTAGTTTACACTTAGAGGAGAATAAGAACCAATAGAAATAAGAGCGAGGAATTAATAAGAGCAAAGAATTAAGGAAGAGCAACTCATACGTAGACAAAGAGACAAGAATAATCCATGTCTAAGGATAAATAAGAGCAAGCGACTATGTTGACAAGAATAAGATTACCTTTGGTTGCAGACATTGACACCACCAACTTGAGTGTGGCCGGCGACTTTCTTCAAGATGATCAGGAAGATTAAATTTTAGTTTGCAGCTTttataaaattaggtttttctttCTGGATTAGGTCTTCCTTGGGCCAAAGTGATTAGTGTTTGTTAAATTGTCTAAAACCGAATTAATTGACAAACCGAACCCGAAAATTATTAATGGAAATGTCTATACCATAGATTAATGGAGTACGTGAGATCGATCCAACGGTTGAGAAAACAGTTTCTTAATTTACGTCAGATCAGACGGCTGGCATAGTAGTTTCTAGGAGTACATGCCAGGGCAGATCTAACCCTAGCTAGATAGTCTTTCATCGGCAGCCACAGAAAATAACCCTAACTCTGCTCACTTTTGTCCATGTCTTCCCCGATCAACGAATTTGCCGGTAAGATTCAACTCTCTTACTCAATCAGTCTGTGTTTTCAGTAACTGAATTTGTTCTTAATTGATTTTCTCATCAGAGGCGGAGACGGGCGTCTGCCTCCTTCTGGGACGTCGTGGATTGCGAAATTCCTAATGATCTCTCTCTTGACGTATCGTGGTAAAGTGTCAATCCgtgcctctctctctttttacttGTACGTACGTGCAAGACGTAATAAGATGCTAGCAatctgtatgtttttttttttttttaaactagatACCATTATATTAAGCTTCTCAAGAGTAGTTGTACAGTACAGGATATGTCATATAGCCAAAGTTTTAATAGCTACAACACATGGTCAGATAAAAAGCTAATTGAGTCATTATGGAGTTTGGAAATGAGTGAACCAAAGGCAAAGGTAGGTGTCTTGTAGTGGATTCCTTGTGAACTGATTAGCTGAACTGGACCGATCCATCCACAATAGCTTCCTCCGGAGCGTTAGTTGTATTTCCCTTTGTATCTGGAGTTCAGTATGCATGGGAGGTTGTGGAGTGAAGTCTGGAGTTGCGTTCCCGCCAGAGGTAGTATATGAGTGCTTGAAAGATGAGTTTACATATTGAATTTAACCTCCTATTTGTGGTGGGAGCCTTAATCCAACTGATGAGACCTTTGAACGTAGAATTTGATGGAGGGGATAGAGTAGCAAAGAAAGCCGACCAAACATTCCTGGAGTAAGGACATTGAAAGTACAGGTGATCTCTTGATTCATTACCTGACAaacagagaagacaaaaagGAGGAACAGGTAGGCTCCAACGAGTGAGTCTATCCCTCGTAGTGAGTCGATCTTGAGCAGCAAGCCACGTCATAAACGCCATTTTAGGTATTCTGTCCTTGAACCAGACTTGCGAGGACCATGGAACTGTAGGTCCTGGCGGGTGTAGATGCTTCCATGTTCGCATTGAGAAGAAAGATCCTTGAGTTTGGTCCggactgagattccaatgtaaGACATCACTACCGGCCACGTCAATCTGTATGTTGAGTTAATTACTTGAGTAATGTATCATTAGTTAATCTGTATGTCGTCCATACCTACTTATTTgcaatatatgtataaatttttcCACATGGGTATGTTTCTTTTGAACTCTTTACTCTATCTTATATgtcttttacatatttttgttttggtatgttcaatttaaatgttatctttttttttaattgagaacAGAGTTTAAAAATATGgcaattaaaaagttaaaaatcgttaactaatttattttgtattttttttttctgcaaatcaaatatattatatcattaaGAGTTTTACAAGATACATAAATCACTAGTATACAACCGCTGacacaaataaaggaaattaaacttAATTCTGGTAAAAAAATGGAATTGACCATGCTTGCCAATCCGAAGTCTTATAGGCTAACAGAAACAATCTATTATATCTCTCTTTAACATACCAGCTATCATCATATAGATGAAAATCTAAAATGCTTTTCGCATTACtttagttaaaagaaaaaaacagaattgtTGCTTCAAATGATTCATACTCTTGTATTTTGAATCTCAATAAGATATGCTGAAATCGCCTTACGCAACGTTGCCAATTAGTGATTATGAACGCTCTTTTCGCAGAAGAAGAATTTTCCAACCAAGTAAAAGAGATAACATCATTGTCACAGTCACATCTTTTTCCTTTCCATCACGCTCATATCTTGTTTGGGTTTATAACAAagacaaattaatttaataaaatgaagaaCTCGTGTAGGTAGAAGAAAGACTTCCGTCCATGAAAAgtgatcaccatcatcattcTCAAAGAAAGTTTCCACCTTAGACGTAGAACTATATATTCCACAACTCATATAAACAATTGACTAGATGAAATATTTCAACCAGGTAATAAGAAAGCATCACCATCATCTAACATCGTTATCGTCAGATCTCGAATTTTGATTCCATCAAGTTGACTGATTCCTCCATCGATTCCGGGATCAAAAACTCATGTAGAACCTCCATACCATTGGATAAGAGGACATTCACCGGTTAATACCCGGAAACTCTGCCGGTAGTGAGTGAACACTCCAGAAACAAACTTTCTATAAAGAAAGACATCATGATTCCTTTGAATCGACATTATATGGAAGGAACAACAACTGAGATGAGATGAATTTGTTATAGTGATTAGTGAGATCACAATGAATTGACAGAATAACCAAATCAAGGATGGATCCAATGACGTGGCTAGAGTCTGTTTACAAGATGACGGACCCAGTCCCTGAAACATCATCGACGCGAAGAGGCAATTTTCGTGGATTTGATAATCTGGATTTGCCAGTTTTAGTTACTGAAAATCTAAAATTGTACAATAATTAGACGAAGTACAAACAACTGAATAAGGCAAGCGATGGTGGCTTGAACAGAAGCAAATGTCGATGTAACTCTGTGTTTATTATCAAGAGAGGATGTTACATATATAGTATTACACTCAACTGTAATCTACGATCTAGAAAGATCCCCGCTACCATCCTATACAATCATCTATCCTTTAGTTACGGAACAACTAAGACTTAGCACAAATATGCTCTGTACTTATATCGAATATGCCCTTCGTAGTAAACCGGTAAAGAACCAGTTTAAACCAATGTTAAACCTCAATACCCCCCTCAAGCTGGAGCATACAGATTGTGATTGCCCAGCTTgctccaaaatctccaaaaacCATCCCTCCCAATCGGCTTCGTTAATATGTCAGCAAGTTGATACATCGTGTTAACATGATGCAGAGTAATGTTGCGTGAGACCACTTCATCCCGAACAAAGTGACAATCATTttcaatgtgttttgttctctcaTGAAACACCAGATTCGTAGCTATATGAATCGCTGACTTGCTGTCACAACGAACTACCATCGGTTGTGTATGCAAAACTCCTAACGTGCGTAACATTCGTTTCACCCATAACAATTCCTGGACAAGATCTGCCATAGCACGATATTCTGCATCAGCTGAAGATCTGCTAACTATCTTTTGCTTTCTCGTTTTCCAACTGATCGGTGATGTTCCAAGTTGAACAAAATAACCTGTGACAGAGCGTCTGTTCATAGGATAGCCAGACCAGTCTGAATCACACCGTCCTGTCAGTTGAAAGTCATTATCTGATCTCAACAATATGCCTTGACCTGGATCCGATTTCAAGTACCTGACAACACGTAAAGCCGCCTGCCAGTGATCTTCTCGCGGTTCTTGCATAAACTGTGTCAAGACATGAACTGAAAATGCCAAGTCAGGATGTGTGACACCCAAATATATGAGACGACCCAGGAGACGGGGATATGGTTTAGGATTCAGCATCAGTGGCAAGGTTGACCGTACTAACCCATGATTCTTCTCTAAGGGAAAATCTGCAGGTTTGGCTCCAAGATAGCCTGTCTCAGAGATGATGTCAAGCGCATATTTGCGTTGACACAGATAAAAACCCGATGCATTCCTAGCAAACTCTATGCCAAGGAAAATTTTCAATTCTCCCAAGTCCTTCATGTGGAAACATGCGGACAAGTATTCTTTAAAAGCTTGCGTAGCTTGCTCACAACGGTCCATTATTATCAAATCATCTACATATACCAGAATATGTAATCGTGTTGTACCTTTTTCGTATGTGAATAACGAGTAATCGGAAGTGGCCTGAACAAAACCATATGCGAGTAAAGCTGACGAAAGCTTCGCGAACCAGCAGCGGGGGCCCTGTTTCAAACCATACAGTGATTTTCGAAGTCTCAACACTTTGTTCGGATCAGCAGATTCATAACCTGGGGGCATTCGCATATATACTTCTTCATCCAAATCACCGTGAAGAAAAGCGTTGTGTACATCCATCTGATGTACCAACCAATTATTTTTGGCAGCTATATCCAAAAATAACCTAACAATTCCCATTCGTGCAACTGGTGAGAAAGTCTCTCCATAGTCTTCACCCTCGATCTGCTTGTTGCACAAACCTCGCTTTGTACCTCTCAATTATTCCATCTGATCGAAACTTTACCTTGAAAACCCATTGACTGCCAATGGCCTTTTTCCCTGGAGGCAAATCCTCTTCACTCCAAGTCTGATTTTCCTCCAGAGCTCCATATTCATTTCCCACTGCATTCCGCCATTTATCCTCCTTTATTGCTTGCTTGAATGACCGTGGCTCAATCTCTGAAATAATTGCTGCTACATAAGTTGTATATTTTTCAGAGAACCGATGACTAGTATCATAATCAGCAATTGGATATACCACATCAACATTCGCTTCTTCCTCGATCTGCGTCGGAACTGGCTTTACCACAAAATCCTTTAGACGCACTGATGGTGTTTTCTTGCGGTGACCTTTGCTTAGCTGTTGTTCGACAGCCGCACTTTCAGTTTCTAGAGATGATGAGGATGTCGAAGCAATTGCCCTACTTGTACTGGGTTGTCAATCCGGTTGGGCCTGTATTGGATCAATAGGAGGCCCACTTTGCTGTCTTGTTTTGATATGTGGAATCGGTATCGAACTGGGCCGTGAGTGTTGGATCAAATCTTCATCCATGACAATCCCCTCAGCAATTGGATCCCATAGTGGTtgtccttcttcctcctcatcaaCTAAAGGCAAAGACGTGACTGGAAAGTAAGGAAACTTTGTTTCCGAGAACACCACATCCCGTGATACAAAAAATTCCAATCGTTCAAGATCAAACACTCTCCAACCCTTTTTACCGTGTGGATAACCGACAAAGACACACCGTCTACTTCTCGTCGCAAATTTGTCACCCCCGATCGACTGATTGTGTGCGTAGCATAGACTACCAAACACTCGAAGATGATCATACGAAGGAGATTTCTTAAACAACCTTTCAAAGGGTGTGTCATTGCCTAAAACTGCTGATGGTGTTCTGTTGATCAAGTAACCAGCTGTTAATACACATTCACCCCAAAATTCTATTGGTAAATTTGCTTGAAACCGTACGACCCATGCAACATTGAGAATGTGTTTGTGCTTCCTCTCCACTCTGCCATTTTGTTGCGGTGTTCCTACACAtgatgtttcatgtaggatacCATTGGTTTGAAAGAAATCAGTTAGGGCTAAAAATTCTGCTCCATTATCACTCCTTATGGATTTGATCGGTGTTTTGAACTCTCTCcgtgaaagcaaaaaaattctTCAAGCAAGTAGTGGTCTCTGATTTTTCTTGTAGCAAGTGAAGCCATACCGCTCTTGAATAGTCATCGACTATCGTTAAGAAGTATCTAGCTCCTGAATGTGATGGTGTCCGGTAAGGAACCCAAAGATCAACATGTACTAATTCGAAAATGGAAGATGTTTTATTGCTAGTTGGAAAACAATCTCTTGTCTGTTTGGCGGGGAGACAAACTTCACACGCTGTTTTATTCAAACTTTCTACAGATACTGAACTTGAAATAAACGGAAGTGATCCCACAACCTTAGCCGACGGATGCCCCAATCTGTTGTGCCACAACTCCACTGTGTCCGACTCCTTAATTGTGACAGCTGCGGCTAACTCGGTACACCGGAAGTGGAACGTCCCTCCAACCCGCTTACCAGCTCCAGTCACCATCCTCAAAGTGCGGTCCTAAACCACGAGGAAAGTATCAGCCATTTGAACAACACATATATTCTCATCCATCAAATGTCCTAACGATATCAAATTAGACTTCAACCCCTCCACAAAGTAAACTGATTTCATAACAAGATTTGCACCAAGTTGAATAGTTCCTTCTTTGAGAGAAACCTTTTCTCTTCCATCAGCCATAATTACTAACACAGGAGCCATTTCTCGAATATTTTTCAACAACTCAAACCTCCTAGTTAAGTGATGAGAAGCCCCTGTATCTAATATCCAAGAAGGAGGAAACGACTTACCAGAAGCTTTTTTGGTGGTGGACTCCTTTCCCGCATTCAGAATGCTCTTGATTGATTTCCACTGTTAGTCTGTAAGACCATTCACACCATCACGGTCTTGATCCGTGAGCACATGATTGACTAGTTCATGACTCCCCTTGTCAACATTGGGTACATATACCCGATTTGCATAGGTTTGCTGACCACGACCTCTTCCACCACTTGGACCACCACCCGATATCGCACCACCTCGTCCCCTTCCCTGAATTGTTCTTCC is drawn from Camelina sativa cultivar DH55 chromosome 1, Cs, whole genome shotgun sequence and contains these coding sequences:
- the LOC104711086 gene encoding cell division cycle protein 27 homolog B-like encodes the protein MEAMLVDCVHNSLRHFVYKNAIFMCERLCAEFPSEVNLQLLATSYLQNNQAYSAYHLLKGTQMAQSRYLFALSCFQMDLLNEAESALCPVNEPGAEIPNGAAGHYLLGLIYKYTDRRKNAAQQFKLSLTIDPLLWAAYEELCILGAAEEATAVFGETAALSIQKQYMQQLSTSLGLNTYNEERNSTSTKNTSSEDYSPRQSKHTQSHGLKDISGNFHSHAINGSVSNMSFYNTPSPVAAQLSGVAPPPLFRNFQPAVANQNSLITDNSPKSTVNSTLQAPRRKFVDEGKLRKISGRLFSDSGPRRSSRLSADSGANTNSSAATVSGNVSNASKYLGGSKLSSLALRSVTLRKGHSWANENIDEGVRGEPFDDSRPNTASTIGSMASNDAKFCDQEDETMLTAGTAMSAQRITIGVSEILSLLRILGEGCRLSYMYRCQEALDMYMKLPHKHHNTGWVLSQVGKAYFELIDYLEAEKAFRLARQASPYCLEGMDIYSTVLYHLKEDMKLSYLAQELISTDRLAPQSWCAMGNCYSLQKDHETALKNFLRAVQLNPRFAYAHTLCGHE
- the LOC109126187 gene encoding cell division cycle protein 27 homolog B-like, with translation MSYLGTALHALKRSEEALEIMEQAIVADRKNPLPMYQKANILVCLERLDEALEVLEELKEYAPSESSVYALMGRIYKRRNMHDKAMLHFGLALDMKPPATDVAAIKAAMEKLHVPDEIDESP